The Pseudomonas graminis region CAGCAGGTTCGGATAGGCACTCAGGAAGTCGAGTCCGTCAGGCAGTTCGGCACCTTCGGCGTATTCAATGTAAGCCTCGTCCAGCACCACCAGCACGTCCCTGGGCACCTGAGCGAGGAAATCCGCCAATGCGCTTGGCCCAAACCAGGTCCCGGTGGGGTTGTTCGGATTGGCGATGAAGACGACCCGGGTGTTGCTGTCGATGGCGGCGAGCATGGTCGGCAGGTCGTGTCCCCAATTCTTTGCCCTGGCGATGTGAGCGGTTGCGCCCACGGCCTGGGTGACGATTGGATAGATCGCGAAGGCGTGTTCACTGAACACCGCATTGAGCCCCGGCGCCAGATAGGCACGGGCGACGATTTCCAGAATGTCATTGGAGCCGTTGCCGAGCGTCACTTGCTGAGGCTGCACTCCACAGGCTTGCGACAAGCGCTGCTTGAGCTCGAAACCGTTGCCGTCGGGGTAACGGGTCAACTCCGCCAGTGCGTCGTTGATCGCCCGCAACGCCCTGGGGCTCGCGCCCATCGGGTTTTCGTTGCTCGCCAGCTTGATGATGCGCGCCGGATCGATACCCAGTTCACGGGCCAGTTCGTCCACCGGTTTGCCGGGAACGTAAGGCGATAGTTTTTGCACGCCGGGCTGTGCCAGCGCGAGGAAGTCGCCGCTCATGTATCGCATTACCTTTTCAGTGAAACCTGTGGGCTACAAGTCCGGACGCAGGATCAAAGTACTGCCTTCGGATAGGAACCCAACACCTTGAGCGCCACGGCTTCCTGGCTGATTTGCTCGAGAACGGCCTTGATCAGCGGGTCGCGGTAGTGGCCGACGAAATCGATGAAGAACACGTAGGTCCATTTACCGCTTCGCGAGGGCCGCGTCTCGATCCGCGTCAGGTCGATGCCGTTTTCGTGGAAAGGCACCAACAGTTCATGCAGCGCACCGGGCTTGTTGCTCATCGACACAATGATCGACGTCTTGTCGTCGCCCGTCGGCGGCACTTCCTGATTGCCGATCATGAGGAAACGCGTGGAGTTGTCCGGACGGTCTTCGATCTTCTCGGCAATCCGCGTCAGGCCGTAAAGGCCCGCCGCCATATCACCGGCGATCGCCGCCGAGTTCCACTCGCCTTTGACCCGCTTGGCCGCCTCGGCATTGCTGGCGACAGCGACGCGCTCGACGTTCGGGTAGTGCGCGTCCAGCCATTTGCGGCATTGCGCCAGGGACTGCGCGTGGGAATAGATGCGGCTGATGCTGTCGGTCTTGGTGCTCTCGCCCACCAGCAGATGGTGGTGAATACGCAGCTCGACTTCGCCACAGATGACCATGTCGTGTTCAAGAAAGCTGTCCAGGGTGTGGTTGACCGCACCTTCGGTGGAGTTCTCCACCGGGACGACGCCGAAGTTCACCGCACCGGCGACGACTTCGCGGAACACTTCGTCGATCGCAGCCATCGGCTTGCTGATCACAGCGTGGCCAAAATGCTTCAGCGCCGCCGCCTGGGTAAAAGTGCCTTCCGGGCCGAGATACGCGACCTTGAGCGGCTGCTCAAGCGCAAGACACGAGGACATGATTTCGCGGAACAGCCGCGCCATCTCTTCGTTGCTCAACGGGCCACGATTACGCTCCATGACGCGCTTGAGCACCGCTGCTTCACGTTCAGGGCGATAAAACACCGGTACTTCGCCAGCCGGGAGACCGGCCATCTTGACGCGCGCGACTTCCTGGGCACAGCGGGCGCGCTCGCTGATCAGCTCCAGAACCTTTTCGTCCAGGCTGTCGATGCGGACCCGCAGTGCCTTGAGCTCTTGTTCAGACATTAGCCGTGTTCCTTCTCGAACTCTGCCATGTAGGCGGTCAGGGCATTGACCGCATTGATGTCGATGGCGTTGTAGATGGAGGCGCGCATGCCGCCCACCGAACGGTGGCCCTTGAGGTTCAGCAGATTGCGCGCTTCGGCACCCGCGAGGAACGGCTTGTCCAGGCGATCATCGGCCAGACGGAACGGCACATTCATCCACGAGCGATCGGAGGGGTTGATCGGGTTGCTGTACAAGCCGCTGGCGTCGATGAAGTCGTACAGCGTGCGCTGCTTGAGCTCATTGCGCACGGCCATGGCTTCGACCCCGCCCTGCTCTTTCAGCCATTCGAAGACCAGACCGGACAGGTACCACGCCAGTGTTGGCGGCGTGTTGTACATGGATCCGTTGTCGGCGGCGACTTTGTAGTTGAGCATCGTTGGACACAGCGAGCGCGCGCGACCCAGCAGGTCCTCGCGGATGATCGCCACGACAATGCCGCTCGGGCCGATGTTCTTCTGGGCGCCAGCGAAGATCATGCCGAAACGCGACACGTCGAGACGGCGCGAGAGAATATCCGAAGACATGTCAGCAACCAGCGGCACGTCACCGGTTTCCGGAATCCAGTTAAATTGCAGACCACCGATGGTCTCGTTGGGCACGTAGTGAACGTAGGCTGCGTCTTTCGACAGCTTCCACTCGCTCTGACCGGGGATAGCGAAGTAATCGGCGGGTTTGGCGCTGGCGGCGACATTGATATTGCCGTAGCGGGATGCTTCTTCAATGGCTTTCTGGGACCAGATGCCGGTGTCGATGTAGTCGGCCGTGCCGCTTTCCGGCAGCAGGTTCAACGGAACCTGAGCGAATTGCTGACTGCCGCCGCCTTGAAGAAACAGCACTTTGTAGTTTGAGGGGATGGACAGCAGGTCGCGAAAGTCCTGCTCCGCCTTGGTGGCGATGGAGACGAACTCGTCGCTGCGATGGCTCATTTCCATGACGGACAGGCCTTTGCCATGCCAGTCCAGGAGTTCGGCCTGGGCGCGCAGCAGAACAGCTTCAGGGAGCGCGGCAGGACCTGCGCAGAAGTTAAAGGCTCGCTTGCTCATATCCACTCTCGTCGTGTCACTGAATTAATTTGGAACGGGTGAAGTGCGGGGAGGTGCTGAACAGGGACTGCATTGTGTCGGAAGAACCGAATCGCGACCGTCGTGACCTTCGATTGCTCCTACAGACGTTCTCCAGTAGGGCACTAAAAATCGACTGCAGGAGCAATCGGAGTTTACAACGGTTGCGAAAACGGTCTCCCTGACAACATCTGCCTCATCATTCTGAGGAAAGGGCCGGATCACCGGCCCCTTTTTATTAGCGCTACGCCTGCGGCTCGTCTTCGTCAGCCGCGGGATCCGCTTGCACATCGTCAGCGGACTCGTCGGTTTCAGCGGCGCCGATAACGTCGCCATCAACCTCATCTGCGTCGAACGCTTCGCCTTCCAGCTCTTCACCTTCGACTTCCGATGGCTCCTGCACGCGCTCCAGACCGACCAGTTTCTCGTCCTTGGCCAGTTTGATCAGGGTCACGCCCTGAGTGTTACGGCCCAGACTCGAGACTTCGCCAACACGGGTACGCACCAGCGTGCCCTGGTCGGAAATCAGCATGATCTCCTCGCCTTCCTGGACCTGAACGGCGCCGACCAGACGGCCGTTACGCTCATTGCTGACCATGGCGATGACGCCCTGACCGCCACGCTTGTACTCGGGGAACTCGGTAATCGCAGTGCGCTTGCCGTAACCACGCTCGGAAGCGGTGAGGATCTGGCTGCCCTGCTCCGGAATCAGCATGGAAATCAGCTTCTGCCCTTCCGGCAGACGCATGCCGCGCACACCGCGAGCGGTACGGCCCATGGCGCGCACTTCGGATTCCTTGAAGCGGGTGACCTTGCCGCCGTCGGAGAACAGCATGATTTCCTGCTCGCCATCGGTGACGGCCGCGGAAATCAGGATGTCGCCTTCGTCCAGCTCCAGCGCAATCAGGCCAACGC contains the following coding sequences:
- the hisC gene encoding histidinol-phosphate transaminase, giving the protein MSGDFLALAQPGVQKLSPYVPGKPVDELARELGIDPARIIKLASNENPMGASPRALRAINDALAELTRYPDGNGFELKQRLSQACGVQPQQVTLGNGSNDILEIVARAYLAPGLNAVFSEHAFAIYPIVTQAVGATAHIARAKNWGHDLPTMLAAIDSNTRVVFIANPNNPTGTWFGPSALADFLAQVPRDVLVVLDEAYIEYAEGAELPDGLDFLSAYPNLLVSRTFSKAYGLASLRVGYALSSPVVADVLNRVRQPFNVNSLALAAACAALDDVDYVAQSRQLNEAGMQQLEEGLGRMGLDWIPSKANFIAVDLGREAASVYEGLLREGVIVRPVGGYGMPDHLRVSIGLPAENSRFLEALSKVLARG
- the pheA gene encoding prephenate dehydratase yields the protein MSEQELKALRVRIDSLDEKVLELISERARCAQEVARVKMAGLPAGEVPVFYRPEREAAVLKRVMERNRGPLSNEEMARLFREIMSSCLALEQPLKVAYLGPEGTFTQAAALKHFGHAVISKPMAAIDEVFREVVAGAVNFGVVPVENSTEGAVNHTLDSFLEHDMVICGEVELRIHHHLLVGESTKTDSISRIYSHAQSLAQCRKWLDAHYPNVERVAVASNAEAAKRVKGEWNSAAIAGDMAAGLYGLTRIAEKIEDRPDNSTRFLMIGNQEVPPTGDDKTSIIVSMSNKPGALHELLVPFHENGIDLTRIETRPSRSGKWTYVFFIDFVGHYRDPLIKAVLEQISQEAVALKVLGSYPKAVL
- the serC gene encoding 3-phosphoserine/phosphohydroxythreonine transaminase, which gives rise to MSKRAFNFCAGPAALPEAVLLRAQAELLDWHGKGLSVMEMSHRSDEFVSIATKAEQDFRDLLSIPSNYKVLFLQGGGSQQFAQVPLNLLPESGTADYIDTGIWSQKAIEEASRYGNINVAASAKPADYFAIPGQSEWKLSKDAAYVHYVPNETIGGLQFNWIPETGDVPLVADMSSDILSRRLDVSRFGMIFAGAQKNIGPSGIVVAIIREDLLGRARSLCPTMLNYKVAADNGSMYNTPPTLAWYLSGLVFEWLKEQGGVEAMAVRNELKQRTLYDFIDASGLYSNPINPSDRSWMNVPFRLADDRLDKPFLAGAEARNLLNLKGHRSVGGMRASIYNAIDINAVNALTAYMAEFEKEHG